A window of the Brassica oleracea var. oleracea cultivar TO1000 chromosome C1, BOL, whole genome shotgun sequence genome harbors these coding sequences:
- the LOC106292266 gene encoding uncharacterized protein LOC106292266, translated as MFDLSGNGITNSLLRMEYTMLKRGYPTFYDMPEEDQELWFRQFAQEFTWESGITEQVKIVFRRKAASHYTKRINEWKQKFDVGEVPKHINPDVWWDLCGHWTKDETKSLSTINSQNRCSSRGGKGMFVHNLGATSLQTRALQLVSF; from the exons AT GTTTGATTTGTCTGGCAATGGTATCACCAACAGCCTTCTTAGGATGGAGTACACGATGCTAAAGCGTGGTTATCCAACTTTCTATGACATGCCTGAAGAAGATCAAGAACTTTGGTTTCGGCAATTTGCG CAAGAGTTCACTTGGGAATCAGGGATTACCGAACAAGTGAAAATTGTTTTCCGCCGCAAAGCAGCTTCGCACTACACCAAGCGGATCAATGAGTGGAAGCAAAAATTCGATGTTGGCGAGGTCCCGAAGCACATCAACCCAGACGTTTGGTGGGATTTGTGTGGTCATTGGACGAAAGATGAGACAAAGTCTTTGTCGACAATCAACTCGCAAAATCGGTGTAGCAGCCGTGGCGGGAAAGGGATGTTTGTCCACAACTTAGGGGCAACAAGTTTACAGACCCGAGCACTTCAGCTAGTAAGTTTCTAA
- the LOC106338607 gene encoding uncharacterized protein LOC106338607: protein MAVVQSQPEARTRFTRSYKIWYLHGERFEYGSSSEPQTADRLDEPTTDVDFGLGIVQMVYDAYGENLPSGEEEGDRQEQPNVENFPCEEEGEREQPNLEARRFFEMLDAAKQPLYQGCKDGHSPLSSASRLMALKTDYNLAEECVDAIADFVKDVLPEDNLAPGSYYEVQKLVAGLGLPYQVIDVCIDNCMIYWRADENRERCKFCRKPRYQDTTGRVPVPYKRMWYLPLTERLKRLYQSERTAEPMRWHAEHLTNGEITHPSDAEAWKHFQSTYPEFASENKRVFDSPPEEVSGKNLKEQLRDFGADKTPDVGGNGHEPIYGVGENHNWHKKSIFWDLPYWETHLLRNCLDVMHIEKNFFDNLMNTILDVQGKTKDNLKSRLDLVDICARRTSC, encoded by the exons ATGGCGGTGGTTCAAAGTCAACCGGAAGCAAGAACAA GATTTACACGTAGTTATAAGATTTGGTATCTTCATGGAGAAAGATTTGAGTATGGTAGTAGTAGCGAACCTCAAACTGCCGATAGGTTAGATGAACCTACCACGGATGTAGATTTTGGGTTAGGGATTGTTCAGATGGTATATGATGCATATGGAGAAAATTTACCGTCGGGTGAAGAGGAAGGAGATAGACAAGAACAACCCAATGTAGAAAATTTCCCATGTGAAGAGGAAGGCGAACGAGAACAACCCAATCTAGAAGCCAGAAGATTTTTTGAAATGTTAGATGCAGCTAAGCAGCCATTGTATCAAGGATGTAAAGATGGGCATTCACCTTTATCATCCGCAAGTCGATTGATGGCGCTAAAGACTGACTATAATTTGGCTGAAGAATGTGTGGATGCGATTGCAGATTTTGTTAAAGATGTTCTTCCTGAAGATAATCTTGCACCTGGCTCATATTATGAGGTACAAAAATTGGTCGCTGGTCTTGGCTTACCATATCAGGTGATAGATGTATGCATCGATAACTGCATGATTTACTGGAGAGCAGATGAGAACAGGGAGAGATGTAAATTCTGTCGGAAACCTCGTTATCAGGATACGACTGGAAGAGTTCCGGTGCCATACAAACGAATGTGGTATTTGCCGTTGACTGAAAGATTAAAGAGGTTATATCAGTCTGAACGAACAGCAGAACCAATGAGATGGCATGCTGAGCACTTAACAAATGGTGAGATAACACATCCTTCCGATGCAGAGGCGTGGAAGCATTTTCAATCAACATATCCAGAATTTGCATCTGAG AACAAGAGGGTGTTTGACAGTCCACCTGAAGAAGTAAGTGGCAAAAATTTGAAGGAACAATTAAGAGATTTTGGTGCAGATAAAACGCCAGACGTGGGTGGAAACGGACATGAACCGATTTATGGTGTAGGGGAAAATCATAATTGGCATAAGAAGAGTATCTTCTGGGATTTGCCCTATTGGGAGACTCATTTGTTGCGGAACTGTTTAGATGTCATGCATATTGAGAAGAACTTTTTCGACAATTTGATGAACACCATCCTTGATGTCCAAGGCAAGACGAAGGATAACTTGAAGTCAAGACTGGATTTAGTTGATATTTGTGCTCGACGAACTTCATGTTGA